A stretch of the Pseudomonadota bacterium genome encodes the following:
- a CDS encoding DUF4397 domain-containing protein — protein sequence MSFRLAVSAVTLLLALGACSNNDDIDLDSQPLLGAVRGINALPELEDVRWRIIFEDFDPSVSTALFFRAASPQVEFSQRDYAFSFDVLLPGDEDTTLIIETTGTVDPEVIYDYVLTGTFDDPQIFLWTQPRRDWDQELIDAADNGTEITELVVSFGHAAGGVDAVDVYFEAPDTDITTATPIATMAFGELATPTTIEAGIYQLTLTPAGDPNTVLYASEELDVLAANTALFTVMENGGISTQAVSVQLYVDSLGSTVSDITTPGELSVVHAAPDAGAVDVFDSTDFDTPLVSDLAFGQLSGDLVVADGEIDVAVTPAGDVGTILAEQTVEVPAAAYRRVFVVGAPGELETFSVEDDRRSFLTQGRLRGVGASTRFDILDIYILDPGADLEESAPAITNLAFAGASTLATINPGTYELVVTDADTTTIRFGPGELVIEAGDVVELIVIDDADSTDADVFVLQTAGE from the coding sequence ATGAGTTTCCGCCTTGCCGTTAGCGCCGTCACCCTGCTGTTGGCCCTGGGCGCCTGCTCCAACAACGACGACATCGACCTCGACAGCCAGCCCCTCCTCGGCGCCGTGCGCGGCATCAACGCCCTGCCCGAGCTGGAGGATGTGCGCTGGCGCATCATCTTCGAGGACTTCGATCCCTCCGTCTCCACGGCGCTGTTCTTCCGCGCCGCCTCGCCGCAGGTGGAGTTCAGCCAGCGCGACTACGCCTTCTCCTTCGACGTGTTACTGCCAGGCGATGAGGACACCACCCTCATCATCGAGACCACGGGCACGGTCGATCCCGAGGTCATCTACGACTACGTGCTCACCGGCACCTTCGACGACCCTCAGATCTTTCTCTGGACCCAACCGCGACGCGACTGGGACCAGGAACTGATCGATGCGGCTGACAACGGTACGGAGATCACAGAGCTGGTGGTGAGCTTCGGCCACGCCGCCGGCGGTGTCGACGCGGTCGATGTGTACTTCGAGGCGCCGGACACGGACATCACTACAGCCACGCCGATCGCCACCATGGCCTTCGGCGAGCTCGCCACGCCGACCACCATCGAAGCGGGCATCTATCAGCTCACCCTGACCCCGGCGGGCGATCCCAACACGGTGCTGTACGCCTCGGAAGAGCTCGACGTGCTGGCGGCCAACACGGCCCTGTTCACGGTGATGGAAAACGGCGGCATCTCCACCCAGGCGGTGAGCGTACAGCTCTACGTCGATAGCCTCGGCAGCACCGTCTCGGACATCACCACCCCCGGCGAGCTGAGCGTGGTGCACGCCGCGCCCGACGCCGGGGCCGTCGACGTGTTCGACAGCACCGACTTCGACACCCCCCTCGTGAGCGACCTGGCCTTCGGTCAGCTGTCCGGCGACCTGGTGGTGGCCGACGGCGAGATCGATGTGGCGGTGACCCCGGCCGGCGACGTCGGCACGATCCTCGCCGAGCAGACCGTGGAGGTGCCGGCGGCCGCTTACCGCCGCGTGTTCGTGGTGGGTGCGCCCGGTGAGCTCGAGACCTTCTCCGTGGAGGACGACCGCCGCAGCTTCCTCACCCAGGGGCGCCTGCGGGGCGTCGGCGCTTCCACCAGGTTCGACATCCTGGACATCTACATCCTCGACCCAGGCGCAGATCTCGAAGAGTCAGCGCCCGCCATCACCAACCTGGCCTTCGCAGGGGCCTCCACGCTCGCCACGATCAACCCTGGCACCTACGAGTTGGTGGTCACGGACGCGGACACCACCACCATCCGCTTCGGGCCCGGTGAGTTGGTGATCGAGGCCGGCGATGTGGTCGAGCTCATCGTCATCGACGATGCGGACTCGACGGACGCCGACGTGTTCGTGTTGCAGACGGCAGGCGAGTAG